The Microplitis demolitor isolate Queensland-Clemson2020A chromosome 8, iyMicDemo2.1a, whole genome shotgun sequence genome has a segment encoding these proteins:
- the LOC103576800 gene encoding angiotensin-converting enzyme, translating to MLLTYRLLAALAVTSLCYCDTSVTAADDDDDDPSLVARAQELLDKINKEYGEWNNKASIAAWNYASNLTDENLSVQLNVSAEVANYVRQVYKEVTEFPWENITDYSIRRQFKKLATPGSAALSQDKYMEYDEVISKMQSTYSKAKVCQYKNTSNCNLSLEPELTEIMIHSRDPEELKYVWQAWRNVSGKNVKEDFTKYVELSNEIARLNNYSDMAAFWMKEYEADDFPQQIESLWQQIKPLYLQLHAYVRGQLRKKYGDDVVSKDGPIPAHLLGNMWAQTWNNIADFTTPYPGKKLPDVTDAMVAQDYNETTIFRVAEDFFTSLNLSAMPELFWKNSILKKPPGVELICHASAWDFYDGKDFRIKQCTRINMEDLLTVHHEMGHIQYFLQYKNQPTIFREGANPGFHEAVGDTIALSASTPEHLQEIGLLYDPSTSDEAVLNHLYLNGLDKIVFLPFAYMMDKWRWGVFQSKIKPDTYNCEWWSLAEEFQGIVPPVERSEDDFDPGAKYHIVASVEYIRYFVSFVIQFQFHKSLCIEAGQYDPENPQYKALSECNIYGNKAAGKLFQSMLELGSSRPWPDAMEKITGQRKMDASGLLEYFKPLMDWLKTTNAKNNEVIGWKNSDKTCVKKTQM from the exons ATGTTACTCAC gtACCGATTGTTAGCAGCCTTGGCAGTAACGTCACTTTGTTACTGCGATACTTCAGTAACTGCAgcagatgatgatgatgatgatcccTCACTTGTAGCACGTGCTCAAGAACTACTGgacaaaataaacaaagaatACGGGGAGTGGAATAACAAAGCATCGATAGCGGCCTGGAATTACGCGTCAAATCTCactgatgaaaatttatctgTCCAATTAAATGTATCTGCAGAAGTCGCTAATTACGTACGCCAAGTGTACAAAGAAGTCACCGAATTTCCCTGGGAAAATATAACAGATTATAGTATTAGAAggcagtttaaaaaattagcaacTCCTGGTTCTGCTGCTTTGTCTCAAGAT aaaTATATGGAGTATGATGAGGTCATTAGCAAAATGCAAAGTACTTACTCTAAAGCTAAAGTTTGTCAGTATAAAAATACGAGTAACTGCAATTTGTCGCTTGAACCAGAGCTCACTGAGATAATGATCCACAGTCGTGATCCCGAGGAGTTGAAATATGTGTGGCAAGCGTGGAGAAACGTTTCTGGAAAAAATGTCAAGGAAGATTTTACTAAGTACGTTGAGTTGAGCAACGAAATTGCGagattgaataattatagtgATATGGCTGCTTTCTGGATGAAAGAGTACGAAGCTGATGATTTTCCTCAACAAatcg agtcATTGTGGCAACAAATAAAGCCACTGTACCTTCAACTGCACGCTTATGTCCGAGGACAACTTCGTAAAAAGTATGGAGATGATGTTGTGTCAAAAGACGGTCCGATTCCCGCTCATTTACTCGGCAATATGTGGGCACAGACATGGAATAACATCGCGGATTTCACGACTCCGTATCCTGGAAAGAAATTACCGGATGTTACTGACGCTATGGTCGCCCAag ATTATAACGAGACCACAATATTCCGGGTTGCGGAAGATTTCTTTACTTCGTTAAACCTGAGTGCGATGCCCGAGTTGTTCTGGAAGAACTCGATCCTCAAAAAACCACCAGGCGTCGAGTTGATTTGTCACGCAAGTGCCTGGGACTTTTACGACGGAAAGGATTTCAGAATAAAACAGTGCACGCGAATTAATATGGAGGACTTGCTGACTGTTCACCATGAAATGGGACACATTCAATATTTCTTGCAGTACAAGAACCAGCCGACTATTTTCAGAGAAGGAGCCAATCCAGGATTCCATGAAGCTGTTGGTGACACGATAGCGCTGAGCGCTTCTACGCCAGAGCATCTCCAGGAGATCGGACTGCTTTATGATCCTTCCACCAGCGACGAAGCTGTTCTCAATCACCTGTACTTAAATGGTCTGGATAAAATAGTCTTCCTGCCGTTTGCTTACATGATGGACAAGTGGCGCTGGGGGGTCTTCCAATCCAAGATCAAACCCGACACTTATAATTGCGAGTGGTGGTCACTTGCCGAAGAGTTCCAGGGAATTGTTCCTCCAGTAGAGCGCAGCGAAGATGACTTTGATCCCGGCGCCAAGTATCATATCGTCGCTAGTGTAGAATATATTCGTTACTTTGTCAGTTTTGTTATACAGTTCCAGTTTCACAAGTCACTTTGTATCGAAGCAGGACAATATGACCCGGAAAATCCACAATATAAAGCTCTGAGCGAGTGCaatatttatggaaataaaGCAGCGGGAAAATTATTCca gTCGATGTTGGAGTTGGGGTCATCAAGGCCATGGCCAGATGcgatggaaaaaataacaggACAAAGAAAAATGGACGCAAGTGGTCTTCTTGAATATTTCAAGCCACTAATGGACTGGCTTAAAACAACAAACgctaaaaataatgaagtaaTCGGCTGGAAAAATTCTGACAAaa cttgCGTGAAAAAAACACAGATGTAA
- the LOC103576799 gene encoding replication factor C subunit 1 has protein sequence MSRDIRSYFSFPKGQNKNAQPVKPTKVNKKPLVSSDEDESHASSSNNKNKTKKTRKPGKHILSDSEDEETVTKKTSISRSPVKKEKMKEKEKELKPVTLDSVFGKEPIKRKNLSIPKKLQEEEASFHDDKEFEATLSQLDTTDIESMILDEDKKNNVQSSAKRKTSNSDNETPPKKLKLSEDAKEKDKEKEKLKDTSRDKVKIKDKDKKEDKKAAHSNLKVEVEKKKKEKDSEDAADPYEENINKKKQHAAAYQQYLHRGGARNPGSKEIPKGAVNCLAGLSFVVTGVLESLERNEVDDLIKQYGGRVVAALSKKTNYLVVGDAAGESKLAKADSLHIKKITEDDLLEMIRTRPAGKSTDVIHNRSKKKDTSLNKSSTDDDFKSPPKKPSAEVKSVRDEKSPFITPVKRVVKDEDSLFKAPAASKENSTATSTSIETARPSTSKDSTPLKAEVGGDHIQALVEKYRPKTMKQIIGQHTDKSCAKKLHFWLMNWHKNQSGKVKPTKPSPWAKNDDGGFFKAALLSGPPGIGKTTTVQVVCNELGYDLVEFNASDTRSKRLLKEEVSTLLSNTSVKGYFSNNSETKASKKHVLLMDEVDGMAGNEDRGGLQELINLIKASDVPIICICNDRNHPKMRTLSNYTFDLRFQKPKLEQIRGAMKSLCCKENISVSTENLDRLIQSTNFDIRQVINHLAMLKGEPADKKESRISGDINKDLKLGPWDVVRKVFSAEEHKNMSIHDKSDLFFHDYNIAGLFVQENYLSVVPKVPKDQVLERIAGSADSLSMGDLAERAIREKNSWALLPVQACYSSVIPGTLMSGHIGAQINFPSWLGRNSKRGKFDRILQELTVHTRLVTGASKEAINIDYLNALRDKITRPLALNGTEGVDTAVDVMNHYHLLREDLDGLVEVSLWPGQRDPFQVIDSKVRAAFTRSYNKNSIMTPFAASASKKKGAGDLTSEDSGYMDEGEETISDTDDDDSLETDRMVKAKKTTGKKEAAKSTTKKTTSKASADKPASKRGRGRGK, from the exons ATGTCTCGT gatATTCGGTCATACTTTTCATTTCCAAAaggacaaaataaaaatgcccAACCGGTCAAGCCAAcaaaagtcaataaaaaacCATTGGTTTCATCTGACGAAGATGAATCTCATGCTTCcagttcaaataataaaaataaaaccaaaaaa actAGAAAACCAGGAAAACATATTTTGTCAGACTCCGAAGACGAAGAGACTGTTACTAAGAAGACCAGCATCTCCAGGAGTCCAGTTAAAAAGGAGAAGATGAaggagaaagaaaaagaattgaagCCTGTGACACTTGATAGTGTCTTTGGTAAGGAACCGATCAAACGTAAAAATTTGTCTataccaaaaaaattacaagaggAGGAGGCAAGTTTTCATGATGACAAAGAGTTTGAAGCGACATTGAGTCAGTTGGACACAACGGATATTGAGTCGATGATCCTGGATGAGGATAAGAAGAATAATGTACAGTCTAGTGCAAAGCGCAAGACGAGTAATAGCGATAATGAAACTCCGcctaaaaaattgaaactcaGTGAAGATGCAAAGGAAAAGgacaaagaaaaagaaaaattgaaggATACGAGTAGAGacaaagttaaaattaaagataaagataagAAAGAAGATAAAAAAGCAGCGCATTCAAATCTGAAGGTCGAGGTtgagaagaagaaaaaagaaaaggacAGTGAAGATGCAGCTGATCCTtatgaagaaaatataaataaaaagaaacaaCATGCTGCTGCTTACCAACAGTACTTACATAGAGGGGGAGCTAGAAATCCTGGGTCTAAGGAAATTCCCAAGGGAGCTGTAAATTGTCTAGCTGGTCTGAGTTTTGTGGTAACTGGAGTTCTTGAATCGCTGGAACGCAATGAAGTTGATGATCTGATCAAGCAGTATGGCGGTCGCGTCGTCGCGGCACTGTCTAAGAAAACAAATTATCTTGTAGTAGGAGACGCTGCTGGAGAATCGAAGCTCGCTAAAGCTGACTCTCTGCATATTAAAAAGATAACTGAGGACGATTTGCTGGAGATGATTCGCACAAGACCGGCGGGAAAGTCAACCGATGTGATACACAATCGAAGCAAAAAGAAAGATACTAGTCTCAATAAATCTTCTACTGACGATGACTTTAAATCGCCGCCCAAAAAACCTTCAGCTGAAGTTAAGTCTGTAAGAGATGAAAAAAGTCCCTTTATAACTCCAGTTAAAAGGGTGGTCAAGGATGAGGACAGTCTTTTCAAAGCTCCGGCGGCTTCCAAAGAGAATTCAACGGCTACCTCAACTTCTATCGAAACAGCAAGACCTTCAACTAGCAAAGACTCAACCCCACTCAAAGCAGAAGTTGGTGGAGATCACATCCAAGCTCTGGTAGAAAAGTACCGTCCGAAAACAATGAAACAGATAATAGGCCAGCACACAGACAAAAGTTGTGCTAAAAAACTTCACTTCTGGCTAATGAACTGGCACAAAAATCAAAGTGGTAAAGTAAAGCCAACTAAACCTTCTCCGTGGGCAAAAAATGACGACGGAGGATTTTTCAAAGCCGCTTTGTTATCTGGTCCACCTGGTATTGGTAAGACGACTACTGTGCAGGTGGTCTGTAATGAACTGGGTTACGATCTAGTTGAATTCAACGCTTCGGATACCCGGAGCAAGCGTCTGCTCAAAGAAGAAGTGTCAACTCTGCTGTCAAACACAAGTGTCAAGGGTTATTTCTCAAATAATTCCGAAACTAAAGCGTCCAAGAAACATGTTCTGCTGATGGACGAAGTTGACGGCATGGCTGGTAATGAAGATCGCGGTGGACTCCAAGAACTTATAAACCTGATAAAAGCATCAGATGTTCCCATTATTTGCATCTGTAATGACCGCAATCACCCCAAGATGAGGACTCTGTCGAACTACACCTTCGATTTGAGATTCCAGAAGCCCAAGCTGGAGCAGATTCGCGGAGCGATGAAGTCGCTCTGCtgcaaagaaaatatttctgtaTCTACTGAAAATTTGGACCGATTGATACAGTCGACCAACTTTGACATCCGGCAGGTCATCAATCATCTGGCGATGCTCAAAGGTGAGCCAGCTGATAAAAAAGAGAGCAGGATATCTGGTGACATCAACAAAGATCTGAAACTCGGACCTTGGGATGTCGTCCGCAAAGTCTTCAGTGCGGAAGAGCACAAAAATATGAGCATACACGACAAGAGCGACTTGTTCTTCCACGATTACAATATTGCTGGGCTATTCGTTcaggaaaattatttatcagtcGTACCCAAAGTTCCCAA ggACCAAGTGTTGGAAAGAATTGCCGGCAGTGCTGACAGCTTGTCAATGGGCGATCTCGCAGAGCGAGCGATTCGCGAGAAGAATTCATGGGCGTTACTACCAGTGCAAGCCTGCTACTCATCTGTAATACCTGGGACCCTGATGTCGGGGCACATCGGCgctcaaattaattttccctCGTGGCTTGGACGCAATTCCAAGCGCGGTAAATTTGACAGAATATTACAAGAGCTAACGGTACACACGCGGCTTGTTACTGGCGCCAGCAAAGAAGcaattaatattgattatcTTAATGCGCTGAGAGATAAAATCACTCGCCCGTTGGCACTCAATGGCACTGAAGGTGTTGACACTGCTGTTGATGTCATGAATCATTACCATTTACTCAG GGAAGACTTAGATGGACTGGTTGAAGTTTCTTTGTGGCCAGGACAGCGCGATCCTTTCCAAGTAATTGATTCGAAAGTAAGGGCAGCATTTACGCggtcttataataaaaattcaattatgaCACCTTTTGCTGCGTCGGCGAGCAAGAAAAAAGGCGCGGGAGATTTAACTTCTGAAGACTCTGGATACATGGATGAAGGGGAAGAAACTATTTCTGatactgatgatgatgacagTTTAGAAACTGATCGAATGGTCaag gcAAAAAAAACTACGGGAAAAAAAGAAGCAGCGAAAAGTACAACTAAAAAAACTACCTCGAAGGCTTCGGCGGATAAACCGGCGAGCAAACGCGGCCGAGGCCGTGGAAAatga
- the LOC103576798 gene encoding splicing factor U2af 38 kDa subunit, translating to MAEYLASIFGTEKDKVNCSFYFKIGACRHGDRCSRIHNKPTFSQTCLLQNLYVNPQNSAKSADGSHLVANVSDEEMQEHYDNFFEDVFVECEDKYGEIEEMNVCDNLGDHLVGNVYIKFRREEDAERAVNDLNNRWFGGRPVYAELSPVTDFREACCRQYEMGECTRSGFCNFMHLKPISRELRRYLYSRKKGGKGGRSRSRSRSRGRDRKHRSRSRERRSRSRDRRKGGGREDRGRDGRSGRY from the exons ATGGCAGAGTATCTTGCCTCTATTTTCGGTACTGAAAAGGACAA AGTAAattgttcattttatttcaaaataggAGCATGTCGTCACGGCGATAGATGTTCAAGGATTCACAACAAACCAACTTTCAGtcaa acaTGCTTACTTCAAAATCTTTATGTCAATCCTCAAAACTCAGCTAAAAGTGCTGATGGTTCTCact TGGTCGCTAATGTATCTGATGAGGAAATGCAGGAGCattatgacaatttttttgaagacgTGTTTGTAGAGTGTGAAGATAAGTATGGGGAAATCGAAGAGATGAATGTATGTGACAATCTCGGTGATCATCTTGTCGGTAATGTTTACATTAAATTTCGACGTGAAGAAGATGCCGAGAGAGCtgttaatgatttaaataatcgtTGGTTTGGTGGTCGTCCAGTTTATGCTGAACTGTCACCAGTTACCGATTTTCGAGAAGCCTGCTGTAGACAATACGAAATggg aGAATGTACGCGGTCAGGTTTCTGTAATTTCATGCACTTGAAGCCAATTTCCCGTGAATTACGTCGTTACTTGTACAGCCGTAAAAAGGGAGGAAAGGGAGGACGTTCTCGAAGTCGTTCACGGTCACGTGGCAGAGATCGCAAGCACAGATCAAGATCACGCGAACGCCGATCGCGTTCTCGAGACCGACGAAAGGGAGGCGGCCGTGAAGACCGAGGACGTGATGGACGTTCTGGAAGATACTGA
- the LOC103576797 gene encoding mismatch repair endonuclease pms1 isoform X1, whose translation MIDGNISMEEDTELRDLVVQTLENNGVLAKVRAELRASVFLALEEQESVVNPEPLLNKTVKQYLANSEGKLLFSLVREFLEYFGLDYTISVYDPETYIGKEYNYMGRNKLCEKLGINSTEPLLGELLKNSINGAFNNSKNETINDSNLKSCETSNINNATFDVSIPKIAHKESVSLSNDNDSSEKAESISDFSQDIPINVTITDKKTSGKILTNAVIDTSSCEVNNKSLRESVSVDLDDSQQDNKLDDCETANNNSSSAQNNQNSGSVTPNCPSYESKNDNESHILLNKSEHLIKFDESTIVDPQLNSNEDESKSKTPATLSATAVSVALQNTNNAQNLRKVDVDNNSIGKTVYFEEIIVDGKLEKVGAAKKNESLLGDLPPLVPKTNSIFSDLPPLNGKKTNINDLKELMDIGLTDVDNYEEDFVSSASGSTNEQSPAKNPDKNEEQSPVKKQQQQIDDKSQSARSEEISEEIDEIEEVLSTNISCLDDTTGDKSMTNFGTSNTLDCSGEA comes from the exons ATGATAGACGGAAACATATCAATGGAGGAGGACACGGAGTTACGAGACCTAGTGGTACAGACTCTAGAAAATAATGGAGTTCTTGCTAAAGTCCGG GCTGAACTTCGAGCCAGTGTCTTCTTGGCGCTTGAAGAACAAGAATCCGTAGTT aaTCCCGAACCACTTTTAAACAAAACAGTAAAACAGTACCTGGCAAATTCAGaaggaaaattattattttcattagttAGAGAATTTTTAGAATACTTTGGGTTGGATTACACAATATCTGTTTACGATCCAGAAACTTATATTGGAAAGGAGTACAATTATATGGGCAGAAATAAATTGTGTGAAAAATTGGGTATTAATTCAACAGAACCATTGCTTGGGGAATTACTTAAGAACAGCATTAATGGTGCCTTCAATAATTcaaag aatgAAACAATAAATGATAGCAATTTAAAATCATGTGAAACAAGCAATATAAACAATGCAACATTTGATGTATCAATTCCAAAAATAGCCCATAAAGAATCAGTATCACTATCAAATGACAATGACTCATCGGAAAAAGCCGAAAGTATTTCGGATTTTAGTCAAGATATTCCAATAAACGTGACAATAACAGATAAAAAAACGTCCGGTAAAATATTAACTAATGCAGTAATCGATACCTCAAGTTgtgaagtaaataataaatcactcaGGGAAAGTGTAAGTGTGGATCTCGATGATTCTCAACAGGACAACAAATTAGATGACTGTGAAACTGCTAACAACAATTCATCATCCGcccaaaataatcaaaattccGGCTCGGTAACACCAAACTGCCCCTCGTATGAATCTAAAAATGACAATGAGTCACATATACTATTAAATAAGAGTGAGCATTTAATCAAGTTTGACGAGTCGACGATCGTTGACCCGCAATTGAATTCAAATGAGGATGAATCAAAGTCTAAAACACCAGCAACACTTTCAGCGACAGCTGTCAGCGTTGCACTACAAAATACAAACAATGCTCAAAATTTACGTAAAGTTGATGTGGATAATAATTCTATTGGTAAGACTGTTTATTTTGAAGAGATAATAGTTGATGGTAAATTAGAAAAAGTCGGAGcggctaaaaaaaatgaatcactGCTCGGAGATTTGCCGCCTCTCGTCCCGAAAACAAACTCTATTTTTAGCGACTTACCTCCTCTCaatggaaaaaaaacaaacattaaTGATTTAAAGGAATTAATGGACATTGGCTTGA cAGATGTAGATAATTATGAAGAAGATTTTGTATCATCAGCGTCCGGCAGCACAAATGAGCAGAGTCCAGCAAAAAATCCCGATAAGAATGAGGAGCAGAGTCCGGTGAagaagcagcagcagcagatTGATGATAAAAGTCAGAGCGCTCGGAGCGAAGAAATAAGCGAAGAGATCGACGAAATAGAAGAGGTACTGAGCACTAATATTTCTTGT CTTGATGATACCACCGGGGATAAAAGTATGACTAATTTCGGGACGAGTAATACGCTGGACTGTTCTGGAGAAGCGtag
- the LOC103576797 gene encoding CAR1 transcription factor isoform X2 — MIDGNISMEEDTELRDLVVQTLENNGVLAKVRAELRASVFLALEEQESVVNPEPLLNKTVKQYLANSEGKLLFSLVREFLEYFGLDYTISVYDPETYIGKEYNYMGRNKLCEKLGINSTEPLLGELLKNSINGAFNNSKNETINDSNLKSCETSNINNATFDVSIPKIAHKESVSLSNDNDSSEKAESISDFSQDIPINVTITDKKTSGKILTNAVIDTSSCEVNNKSLRESVSVDLDDSQQDNKLDDCETANNNSSSAQNNQNSGSVTPNCPSYESKNDNESHILLNKSEHLIKFDESTIVDPQLNSNEDESKSKTPATLSATAVSVALQNTNNAQNLRKVDVDNNSIGKTVYFEEIIVDGKLEKVGAAKKNESLLGDLPPLVPKTNSIFSDLPPLNGKKTNINDLKELMDIGLNVDNYEEDFVSSASGSTNEQSPAKNPDKNEEQSPVKKQQQQIDDKSQSARSEEISEEIDEIEEVLSTNISCLDDTTGDKSMTNFGTSNTLDCSGEA; from the exons ATGATAGACGGAAACATATCAATGGAGGAGGACACGGAGTTACGAGACCTAGTGGTACAGACTCTAGAAAATAATGGAGTTCTTGCTAAAGTCCGG GCTGAACTTCGAGCCAGTGTCTTCTTGGCGCTTGAAGAACAAGAATCCGTAGTT aaTCCCGAACCACTTTTAAACAAAACAGTAAAACAGTACCTGGCAAATTCAGaaggaaaattattattttcattagttAGAGAATTTTTAGAATACTTTGGGTTGGATTACACAATATCTGTTTACGATCCAGAAACTTATATTGGAAAGGAGTACAATTATATGGGCAGAAATAAATTGTGTGAAAAATTGGGTATTAATTCAACAGAACCATTGCTTGGGGAATTACTTAAGAACAGCATTAATGGTGCCTTCAATAATTcaaag aatgAAACAATAAATGATAGCAATTTAAAATCATGTGAAACAAGCAATATAAACAATGCAACATTTGATGTATCAATTCCAAAAATAGCCCATAAAGAATCAGTATCACTATCAAATGACAATGACTCATCGGAAAAAGCCGAAAGTATTTCGGATTTTAGTCAAGATATTCCAATAAACGTGACAATAACAGATAAAAAAACGTCCGGTAAAATATTAACTAATGCAGTAATCGATACCTCAAGTTgtgaagtaaataataaatcactcaGGGAAAGTGTAAGTGTGGATCTCGATGATTCTCAACAGGACAACAAATTAGATGACTGTGAAACTGCTAACAACAATTCATCATCCGcccaaaataatcaaaattccGGCTCGGTAACACCAAACTGCCCCTCGTATGAATCTAAAAATGACAATGAGTCACATATACTATTAAATAAGAGTGAGCATTTAATCAAGTTTGACGAGTCGACGATCGTTGACCCGCAATTGAATTCAAATGAGGATGAATCAAAGTCTAAAACACCAGCAACACTTTCAGCGACAGCTGTCAGCGTTGCACTACAAAATACAAACAATGCTCAAAATTTACGTAAAGTTGATGTGGATAATAATTCTATTGGTAAGACTGTTTATTTTGAAGAGATAATAGTTGATGGTAAATTAGAAAAAGTCGGAGcggctaaaaaaaatgaatcactGCTCGGAGATTTGCCGCCTCTCGTCCCGAAAACAAACTCTATTTTTAGCGACTTACCTCCTCTCaatggaaaaaaaacaaacattaaTGATTTAAAGGAATTAATGGACATTGGCTTGA ATGTAGATAATTATGAAGAAGATTTTGTATCATCAGCGTCCGGCAGCACAAATGAGCAGAGTCCAGCAAAAAATCCCGATAAGAATGAGGAGCAGAGTCCGGTGAagaagcagcagcagcagatTGATGATAAAAGTCAGAGCGCTCGGAGCGAAGAAATAAGCGAAGAGATCGACGAAATAGAAGAGGTACTGAGCACTAATATTTCTTGT CTTGATGATACCACCGGGGATAAAAGTATGACTAATTTCGGGACGAGTAATACGCTGGACTGTTCTGGAGAAGCGtag